A portion of the Clostridium gelidum genome contains these proteins:
- a CDS encoding PilZ domain-containing protein yields the protein MNNIDKLSIKLDKQDNLDIDSLVIGEKFYFIKQQKFSSEGQIVNKYENCFAVSIFCSQSNYNPVVVNEQVHFIIATKSQAFNCSSRVLGCKIEDGFQLAVLTMPEITTKIERRKDPRIPLVMSVDYYHLPAPANYTYIKQVPSLYFKKMKKTFTIDISNSGIKMITYAEKNPSNDAIISLAIGEKIDILASMIRSDFDEISANYKTAFEFKYIEKDKLALLNKFLDEKLKSI from the coding sequence ATGAATAATATAGATAAACTTTCAATAAAATTAGATAAACAGGATAACTTAGATATTGATAGTCTAGTAATTGGAGAAAAATTTTATTTTATTAAGCAACAGAAGTTTTCTTCAGAAGGTCAAATTGTTAATAAGTATGAAAATTGTTTTGCAGTCAGCATATTTTGTAGTCAATCTAATTACAATCCAGTTGTTGTTAATGAACAAGTTCACTTTATAATTGCAACAAAAAGTCAAGCTTTTAATTGCTCATCTCGTGTTCTTGGCTGTAAGATAGAAGATGGCTTTCAGCTAGCAGTATTAACTATGCCTGAAATTACAACTAAAATTGAAAGAAGAAAAGATCCAAGAATTCCACTTGTTATGTCAGTTGATTATTATCACTTGCCAGCACCTGCTAATTATACTTATATTAAGCAAGTTCCATCACTATACTTCAAGAAAATGAAGAAGACCTTTACTATAGATATAAGTAACAGTGGTATAAAAATGATAACATATGCAGAAAAAAATCCTTCTAATGATGCTATAATTTCACTAGCTATAGGTGAGAAAATAGATATATTAGCATCTATGATAAGATCTGATTTTGATGAAATAAGTGCTAATTATAAAACAGCCTTTGAATTTAAATATATAGAGAAAGATAAATTGGCATTATTAAATAAATTTCTTGATGAAAAATTAAAGAGTATTTAA
- the carA gene encoding glutamine-hydrolyzing carbamoyl-phosphate synthase small subunit — translation MKAKLILENGMVFEGKAFGYLKESVGEVVFTTGMTGYQEVLTDPSYYGQIVTMTYPLIGNYGINLEDMESDSIKVRGFIVREKCNLPSNFRCELELEDFLKQGKVIGLEGIDTRALTKVLRNSGTMRGIITLEDVDDKYVKEKVAGFSTKEAVKTVTTKESYIIEGTGKHIAIMDFGIKNNIIRNFKKRNCKLTVFPATATAEEVLSVNPDLVFLSNGPGDPEDLDFAIENIKKLVGIKPITGICLGHQLLGLALGGKTSKLKFGHRGCNHPVKDLEANIVHITSQNHGYVVEKLPDDMEVTHVNINDGTVEGMKHKTLPIYSVQFHPEASAGPKDSEYIFDKFLEYAL, via the coding sequence ATGAAGGCAAAGCTTATATTAGAAAATGGTATGGTTTTTGAAGGTAAAGCTTTTGGATACCTAAAAGAAAGCGTTGGAGAAGTAGTATTTACAACTGGTATGACAGGTTATCAAGAGGTGCTTACTGACCCATCTTATTACGGACAAATAGTAACTATGACTTATCCTTTAATAGGTAACTATGGAATTAATCTTGAAGATATGGAATCTGACTCAATTAAGGTAAGAGGTTTTATTGTAAGAGAAAAATGTAATTTACCAAGCAATTTTAGATGTGAATTAGAACTTGAAGATTTCTTAAAGCAAGGAAAAGTTATTGGTTTAGAAGGAATAGATACAAGAGCATTAACTAAAGTTTTAAGAAACAGCGGTACAATGAGAGGCATAATTACATTAGAAGATGTTGATGATAAATATGTTAAAGAAAAAGTTGCAGGATTTTCAACAAAGGAAGCTGTAAAGACTGTTACTACAAAGGAGTCTTATATAATTGAAGGAACAGGTAAACATATAGCAATAATGGATTTTGGTATAAAGAATAATATCATAAGGAACTTTAAGAAGAGAAATTGCAAATTAACTGTATTCCCAGCTACAGCTACAGCAGAAGAAGTTTTAAGTGTAAATCCAGATTTAGTATTCTTATCTAATGGACCTGGAGATCCAGAAGACTTAGATTTTGCTATAGAGAATATAAAGAAATTAGTTGGCATTAAACCAATAACAGGTATTTGTTTAGGACATCAATTATTAGGATTAGCTTTAGGAGGAAAAACTTCTAAGTTAAAGTTTGGACATAGAGGATGTAATCATCCTGTTAAAGATTTAGAAGCTAATATTGTTCATATAACTTCTCAAAATCATGGTTATGTAGTAGAAAAGTTACCGGATGATATGGAAGTTACCCATGTAAATATAAATGATGGAACAGTAGAAGGAATGAAGCATAAGACTTTACCAATATATTCAGTTCAATTCCATCCAGAAGCATCAGCAGGTCCAAAGGACAGCGAATACATATTTGATAAATTTTTAGAATATGCACTATAG
- a CDS encoding glutamate-5-semialdehyde dehydrogenase, which translates to MSELLRKDYLVDMGQKAKEASYELGVASTKEKDDALVFMAEELINLKEEIIKANKIDLEVAKSKGTSKVMLDRLELSHERIEGIADGLKDLVKLQDPIGEVISMWQRPNGLQIGQKRVPLGVIGIIYEARPNVTCDAAGLCLKAGNATILRGGSEAINSNKAIIKALNSGIERAGLPKASVQLVEDTSRDVATEMMRLNEFIDVLIPRGGAGLIQAVLKNATIPVIETGTGNCHIYVDESCDFEMAKNIAVNAKVSRPSVCNSAEKLLVNEKIAKDFLPIAIRALRENGVAVKGDEASQAIINDIEKANEEDWGKEYLDYIMAVKIVKDVDEAIAHINKYGTGHSEAIITESYKNSQKFLQRVDAAAVYVNASTRFTDGSEFGFGAEIGISTQKLHARGPMGLKELTTIKYIIYGNGQIR; encoded by the coding sequence ATGAGTGAATTATTAAGAAAAGATTATTTAGTAGATATGGGCCAAAAAGCAAAAGAGGCATCTTATGAATTAGGTGTTGCATCAACGAAGGAAAAAGATGATGCATTAGTTTTCATGGCTGAAGAGCTGATTAATTTAAAGGAAGAAATAATTAAAGCTAATAAAATAGATTTAGAGGTTGCTAAGTCAAAGGGTACATCCAAGGTTATGTTAGATAGATTGGAACTAAGTCATGAGAGAATTGAAGGAATAGCTGATGGACTCAAAGATTTGGTTAAACTTCAAGACCCAATTGGAGAAGTAATTTCAATGTGGCAAAGACCAAATGGATTACAAATTGGTCAAAAAAGAGTTCCACTAGGGGTTATAGGGATAATTTATGAAGCTAGACCTAATGTAACTTGTGATGCTGCTGGACTTTGTTTAAAGGCAGGAAATGCCACTATATTAAGAGGTGGTAGTGAAGCTATTAATTCTAATAAAGCTATAATTAAGGCTTTAAATAGCGGAATTGAACGAGCTGGATTACCTAAAGCTTCAGTTCAACTTGTAGAAGATACAAGTAGAGATGTTGCAACTGAGATGATGAGATTAAATGAATTTATAGATGTTCTTATTCCAAGAGGAGGAGCGGGTTTAATTCAAGCAGTTCTTAAAAATGCTACTATTCCAGTTATAGAAACAGGTACGGGTAATTGCCATATATATGTAGATGAAAGCTGTGATTTTGAAATGGCAAAAAATATTGCTGTTAATGCAAAAGTATCAAGACCATCTGTTTGCAATTCAGCTGAAAAGTTGCTAGTAAATGAAAAAATAGCTAAGGATTTTTTACCAATAGCTATTAGGGCTTTAAGAGAAAATGGAGTTGCAGTTAAAGGTGATGAGGCCTCACAAGCTATAATAAATGATATTGAAAAAGCTAATGAAGAGGATTGGGGAAAAGAATACTTAGATTATATTATGGCTGTAAAAATAGTTAAAGATGTAGATGAAGCAATTGCTCATATAAATAAATACGGGACAGGACATTCAGAAGCTATTATTACAGAAAGTTATAAAAATTCTCAAAAGTTCTTGCAAAGAGTAGATGCTGCTGCTGTCTATGTTAATGCATCAACAAGATTTACTGATGGGTCTGAATTTGGGTTTGGAGCTGAAATAGGAATAAGTACTCAAAAGTTACATGCTAGAGGACCAATGGGACTTAAAGAATTAACAACAATAAAATATATTATTTATGGAAATGGACAAATAAGATAG
- the proB gene encoding glutamate 5-kinase, with protein MGFRQRLKDANRIVVKVGTSTLTYDNGNINLSRIEKLTRVLSDIVNSGKQITLVTSGAIGVGVNKLKLKEKPESIREKQAVASVGQCELMHIYSKFFGEYSHIVGQVLLTRDVIEDDHIRENVCNTFETLLEKKIIPIVNENDTVSIDEIENIVKFGDNDNLSAIVASLINADLLIILSDIDGFYDCDPRSNTCAKLLNEIKDITPELEECAGGAGSSLGTGGMITKLAAAKTAIEAGVDMVLANGSEPSILLNILSGEEIGTLFVSSIKK; from the coding sequence ATGGGCTTTCGTCAAAGGTTAAAAGATGCAAATAGAATAGTTGTAAAAGTAGGGACATCAACATTAACTTATGATAATGGAAATATTAATTTAAGTAGAATTGAAAAATTAACAAGAGTTTTATCTGATATAGTTAATTCAGGTAAGCAAATTACACTTGTAACATCAGGTGCAATAGGTGTTGGTGTTAATAAATTGAAGTTAAAAGAAAAGCCCGAAAGTATAAGAGAAAAGCAAGCAGTAGCATCAGTTGGGCAATGTGAATTAATGCATATATATAGTAAATTTTTTGGAGAATATAGTCATATAGTAGGTCAAGTTCTGCTTACAAGAGATGTAATAGAAGATGATCATATTAGAGAAAATGTATGTAATACATTTGAGACTTTATTAGAGAAGAAAATAATTCCAATAGTAAATGAAAATGATACAGTTTCAATAGATGAAATTGAAAATATAGTTAAATTTGGAGATAACGATAATTTATCAGCAATAGTAGCATCATTAATTAATGCGGATTTACTAATAATATTATCTGATATTGATGGATTTTATGATTGTGATCCAAGGAGTAATACTTGTGCAAAATTATTAAATGAAATTAAAGATATCACTCCAGAGCTAGAAGAGTGTGCTGGAGGAGCAGGTTCAAGTTTAGGAACAGGTGGAATGATTACAAAATTAGCAGCAGCTAAAACAGCAATAGAGGCAGGAGTAGATATGGTTTTAGCTAATGGAAGTGAACCAAGTATATTATTAAATATTTTATCAGGTGAAGAAATAGGAACTTTATTTGTATCGTCAATAAAAAAATAG
- a CDS encoding GNAT family N-acetyltransferase: MNKWEIKKFNELSLNQLYEIARSRYKVFIEEQKIICEEELDGLDDKCIHVFLQDEERVVAYCRIVPKGINYESISIGRVLVLKEFRRKGIAQEMLNETVEYIKANFHDNRIILSSQLYAKKLYESVGFIVESDIYDEAGIPHVKMYKNI, encoded by the coding sequence ATGAATAAATGGGAAATAAAAAAGTTTAATGAATTGTCATTAAACCAATTATATGAAATAGCTAGAAGCAGATATAAGGTATTTATTGAAGAACAAAAAATTATATGTGAAGAAGAACTCGATGGATTAGATGATAAATGCATACATGTATTTTTACAGGACGAGGAAAGAGTCGTAGCTTATTGCCGTATAGTCCCTAAAGGCATAAATTATGAAAGTATATCAATTGGAAGGGTATTAGTTTTAAAGGAATTTAGGCGGAAAGGTATTGCCCAGGAAATGCTAAATGAAACTGTTGAATATATTAAAGCAAATTTTCACGATAATAGGATTATATTATCTTCACAATTATATGCAAAGAAACTATATGAAAGTGTAGGATTTATTGTAGAATCAGATATTTATGATGAAGCTGGGATACCTCATGTGAAAATGTACAAAAATATATAA
- the mgsA gene encoding methylglyoxal synthase, which translates to MKIALIAHDKKKQEIIEFAKKYKEILAKYDLVATGTTGKMISEATGLDVKRYLSGPYGGDQQLGGRIAEGQIDLVVFLTDPLTSQPHEPDVSALLRVCNVHNVAVVTNIKTAELIIDKF; encoded by the coding sequence ATGAAAATTGCATTAATAGCTCATGATAAAAAGAAACAAGAAATAATTGAGTTTGCAAAAAAGTATAAAGAAATATTAGCTAAGTATGATTTGGTTGCTACTGGAACAACCGGAAAGATGATATCAGAAGCAACTGGGCTTGATGTTAAGAGATATTTATCTGGACCATATGGAGGAGATCAACAATTAGGTGGACGTATTGCTGAAGGTCAGATTGATTTAGTAGTTTTTTTAACAGATCCATTAACTTCACAACCTCATGAACCAGATGTATCAGCATTACTTAGAGTGTGCAATGTACATAATGTAGCAGTTGTTACTAATATAAAAACAGCGGAGCTTATAATAGACAAATTTTAA
- the carB gene encoding carbamoyl-phosphate synthase large subunit has translation MPLNKDIKKVLVIGSGPIVIGQAAEFDYSGTQACEALKSEGIEVVLVNSNPATIMTDKDVANKVYIEPLTLEFVEKVIAKERPDSLLAGMGGQTGLNLAVELNDSGILEKYNVKVIGTSIASIKDGEDRELFRNMMNKIGEPVIKSEIVNDLETGMNFADKIGYPVIVRPAYTLGGSGGGIADNKEELETILKLGLQLSTIGQVLLEKSVKGWKEVEYEVMRDSYGNCITVCNMENIDPVGIHTGDSIVVAPSQTLSDKEYQMLRTASINIINAVRIEGGCNVQFSLNPTSFEYAVIEINPRVSRSSALASKATGYPIAKLAAKIALGYGLDEIKNAVTQKTYACFEPTLDYVVVKIPKWPFDKFFGADRQLGTKMMATGEVMAIGANFEQAFLKGIRSLEIGKYSLDHKKFKEHSISELKEIVMKPDDERIFALSEMIRRDYMIDRINKITGIDMFFLEKIKWIVEEEQRLKLSKIEDLDKEWLHNLKKKGFSDKAIADMLKVTPDDIYRLRDIWNIKPSYKMVDTCGGEFEALSPYYYSTYEQYDEVEVSNNKKVIVIGSGPIRIGQGIEFDYASVHCVKALKKLGIETIIVNNNPETVSTDFDVSDKLYFEPLTEEDVFNIIEKENPDGVILQFGGQTAIKLANFLKEKNIVTLGTTADQIDLAEDREKFDALLERLGISRPKGKGVWTLKDGLEEAKKLKFPVLVRPSYVIGGQGMEITHDDEELTFYLENAFAKDSKNPILIDKYLMGREIEVDAISDGENVLIPGIMEHLERAGVHSGDSVTMYPSQNLSDKIKAYVLDYTKKLALAIGITGMINIQFIEFEGELYVIEVNPRASRTVPYISKVSGVPIVDLATQVMLGAKIKDLGYGIDVYKEPKLVSVKVPVFSTQKLPNVEVCLGPEMRSTGEVLGIGRNLKEALYKGFVGANMYPSKEKGKILATINKHDKEEFLPIAKDLAAVGYKFIATTGTAELLRNAGIEVEEIRKIDEEEPNILDIVKNREVDLVINTPTKGNDSKRDGFLIRRAAVERNVGVITALDTLRAIADVELAKLDENKDLEVFDMAAE, from the coding sequence ATGCCATTAAATAAAGATATAAAAAAAGTTTTAGTTATAGGATCAGGTCCCATAGTTATAGGTCAAGCAGCAGAGTTCGATTATTCAGGAACTCAAGCTTGTGAAGCATTAAAATCAGAAGGTATAGAAGTTGTTCTTGTAAATTCAAATCCTGCAACTATTATGACAGATAAAGACGTTGCAAATAAGGTTTATATAGAACCATTAACATTAGAATTTGTTGAAAAAGTTATTGCTAAAGAAAGACCAGATAGCTTACTTGCAGGAATGGGTGGTCAAACAGGGCTTAACCTTGCTGTAGAATTAAATGACTCTGGTATTTTAGAAAAGTATAATGTAAAAGTAATTGGAACATCTATTGCATCTATTAAAGATGGTGAAGATAGAGAACTATTTAGAAATATGATGAATAAAATTGGAGAACCAGTTATAAAAAGTGAAATAGTAAATGATTTAGAAACAGGTATGAATTTCGCAGATAAAATTGGATATCCAGTTATAGTCAGACCAGCATATACATTGGGTGGATCTGGTGGTGGTATTGCTGATAATAAGGAAGAACTTGAAACTATATTAAAATTAGGACTTCAATTAAGTACAATAGGTCAAGTTTTACTTGAAAAGAGTGTTAAAGGTTGGAAAGAAGTAGAATACGAAGTAATGAGAGATTCTTATGGAAACTGTATTACTGTATGTAACATGGAAAATATAGATCCAGTTGGTATACATACTGGTGATAGTATAGTTGTTGCGCCATCACAAACTCTTTCAGATAAAGAATATCAAATGCTAAGAACAGCATCAATTAATATAATAAATGCAGTTCGAATTGAAGGTGGATGTAATGTACAATTCTCATTAAATCCAACTAGCTTTGAATATGCAGTTATAGAAATCAATCCTAGAGTTTCAAGAAGCTCAGCTTTAGCATCAAAAGCAACAGGATATCCTATTGCCAAACTTGCTGCAAAGATTGCTCTTGGATATGGATTAGATGAAATAAAAAATGCTGTAACTCAAAAGACTTATGCATGTTTTGAACCAACACTTGATTATGTTGTTGTCAAGATACCAAAATGGCCTTTTGATAAATTCTTTGGCGCTGATAGACAATTAGGAACAAAGATGATGGCTACTGGAGAAGTTATGGCTATTGGAGCTAACTTTGAGCAAGCATTTTTAAAAGGTATTAGAAGTTTAGAAATAGGAAAGTATTCTTTAGATCATAAGAAATTTAAAGAACATAGCATTTCAGAGTTAAAAGAGATAGTAATGAAACCAGATGATGAAAGAATATTCGCACTATCTGAAATGATAAGAAGAGACTATATGATAGATAGAATAAACAAGATTACAGGAATTGATATGTTCTTCTTAGAAAAGATCAAATGGATAGTTGAAGAAGAACAAAGATTAAAACTTAGTAAGATTGAAGATCTAGATAAAGAATGGTTGCATAATTTAAAGAAAAAAGGATTTTCAGATAAAGCTATTGCAGATATGCTAAAGGTTACCCCTGATGATATCTATAGATTAAGGGACATATGGAATATAAAACCTTCATATAAAATGGTTGATACATGTGGAGGTGAATTTGAAGCATTATCACCTTATTATTACTCAACTTATGAGCAATATGATGAAGTTGAAGTATCAAATAATAAGAAAGTTATAGTTATAGGTTCTGGTCCAATAAGAATAGGTCAAGGAATTGAGTTTGATTATGCTTCAGTACATTGTGTAAAAGCATTAAAGAAACTTGGAATTGAAACTATAATAGTTAATAATAATCCAGAAACAGTAAGTACCGATTTTGACGTATCAGATAAATTATACTTTGAACCATTAACTGAAGAAGATGTGTTTAATATAATTGAAAAGGAGAACCCAGATGGTGTAATACTTCAATTTGGTGGTCAAACAGCTATTAAACTTGCAAATTTCTTGAAAGAAAAAAATATTGTAACTCTTGGAACTACAGCAGATCAAATAGATTTGGCTGAAGATAGAGAAAAGTTTGATGCATTATTAGAAAGATTAGGAATATCAAGACCAAAGGGTAAAGGCGTATGGACATTAAAAGATGGATTAGAAGAAGCTAAAAAATTAAAATTCCCAGTGCTTGTTAGACCTTCATACGTAATTGGTGGCCAAGGAATGGAAATAACCCATGATGATGAAGAATTAACATTCTACCTTGAAAATGCATTTGCTAAAGATAGTAAAAATCCAATTCTTATAGATAAATACTTAATGGGTAGAGAAATAGAAGTTGATGCAATATCAGATGGGGAAAATGTATTAATCCCAGGAATCATGGAACACTTAGAAAGAGCTGGAGTTCATTCAGGAGATAGTGTTACTATGTATCCAAGTCAAAATTTATCTGACAAGATAAAAGCATACGTATTAGATTATACTAAGAAGTTAGCTTTAGCAATTGGAATCACTGGAATGATAAATATTCAATTCATAGAATTCGAAGGAGAATTATATGTAATTGAAGTTAATCCAAGAGCATCAAGAACAGTACCTTATATAAGTAAGGTAAGTGGAGTACCAATAGTAGATTTAGCTACACAAGTAATGCTTGGAGCCAAAATAAAAGACTTGGGATATGGAATAGATGTATATAAAGAACCTAAATTAGTTTCAGTTAAAGTTCCAGTATTTTCAACTCAAAAATTGCCTAATGTTGAAGTATGCTTAGGACCTGAAATGAGATCGACAGGAGAAGTTTTAGGTATAGGAAGAAACTTAAAAGAAGCTCTTTATAAGGGATTTGTTGGAGCTAATATGTATCCATCAAAAGAAAAAGGGAAGATACTAGCAACAATAAACAAGCATGATAAGGAAGAATTCTTACCTATAGCAAAAGATCTTGCAGCAGTTGGATATAAGTTTATAGCGACTACAGGAACTGCTGAATTGTTAAGAAATGCTGGTATAGAAGTAGAAGAAATTAGAAAAATTGATGAAGAAGAACCAAACATATTGGATATAGTTAAAAATAGAGAAGTAGATTTAGTTATAAATACCCCAACTAAGGGAAATGATTCAAAGAGAGATGGATTCTTAATAAGAAGAGCTGCAGTTGAGAGAAATGTAGGTGTAATTACTGCATTAGATACATTAAGAGCGATTGCGGATGTAGAACTTGCAAAGCTTGATGAAAATAAGGATTTAGAAGTATTTGATATGGCAGCAGAATAA
- a CDS encoding HD-GYP domain-containing protein — MRLVPIECIRENSLLGKNIYTSDGRCLLRSGVVLTEAILEKIKDFKIFSLYIIDEYSSYEIEDIIKPELRQKSISIIKETFCDIQRIATVHNFENRSIKDYTKREKRYFKSINKIAEELLENVLSNKHVLLSLVDIKSMDTYTYSHSVNVAVISIVLGISLKLSKRNLFYLCIGALIHDVGKSFIPNEILQKPDSLTQEEFEIIKEHPVHGYKFLGEFLTLSSQIKVIVLQHHERFDGLGYPNGISGKQISYLARIVSIADVYDALTSDRPYKRAMCPNDVLEYLMSNVGTQFDYDIVNVFCKVVIPFPQGTLVSLSNGDVCVVEQTLPNFPLRPIVKIVKSERLNDIGSKVNLIDTLSVVISKIQYEI, encoded by the coding sequence ATGAGATTAGTTCCTATTGAGTGTATTAGAGAAAATTCATTATTAGGTAAAAATATATATACTTCTGATGGACGATGCTTGCTTAGATCTGGCGTTGTTTTAACAGAGGCTATATTAGAAAAAATCAAGGATTTCAAAATATTTTCTCTTTATATAATTGATGAATATAGTTCTTATGAAATTGAAGATATTATAAAACCAGAATTAAGGCAAAAATCTATATCTATTATTAAAGAAACCTTTTGTGATATACAACGTATAGCCACTGTTCATAACTTCGAAAACCGTAGTATAAAGGATTATACAAAAAGAGAAAAAAGATACTTTAAGTCAATTAATAAAATAGCTGAAGAATTATTAGAAAATGTTTTATCCAATAAACATGTATTGTTGTCTTTAGTTGATATAAAAAGTATGGATACTTATACTTATTCTCATAGTGTGAATGTTGCTGTAATATCCATTGTACTTGGTATTAGTTTAAAACTTTCTAAGAGAAACTTATTTTATCTTTGTATTGGTGCACTAATCCACGATGTAGGAAAATCATTTATTCCAAATGAAATTCTTCAAAAACCCGACAGTTTAACTCAAGAAGAATTTGAAATAATTAAAGAACATCCCGTACATGGATATAAATTTTTAGGGGAGTTTTTAACTTTAAGTTCTCAAATTAAAGTAATTGTTCTACAACATCATGAGAGATTTGATGGATTAGGTTATCCTAATGGAATTTCAGGCAAACAAATTAGCTATCTAGCTCGGATTGTAAGTATAGCTGATGTTTATGATGCCCTTACTTCTGATCGCCCCTATAAAAGAGCTATGTGCCCCAATGATGTATTAGAATATTTAATGTCTAATGTTGGCACGCAATTTGATTATGATATTGTTAATGTATTTTGCAAGGTTGTTATTCCATTTCCCCAAGGAACACTTGTAAGTCTTAGCAATGGTGATGTTTGTGTAGTTGAACAAACACTTCCAAACTTCCCATTAAGGCCTATTGTAAAAATAGTTAAAAGTGAGCGTTTAAATGACATTGGCTCTAAAGTTAATTTAATAGATACTCTTTCAGTTGTAATTTCTAAAATACAATATGAAATATAA
- a CDS encoding SDR family NAD(P)-dependent oxidoreductase, with the protein MNILNRYTLITGGTEGIGLELAKLFAADKHNLIIVARNEDKLEDIKVEFEKEYKITVEIIPTDLCVDKFCEKIINVVEEKKIIVDNLINNAGIGSFGFFAESEEGFEAKLININIIALTTLTKYFLKGMIKRGNGGILNVASTAAFTSGPKMSMYYSSKAYVLSLTEAIHDEVKSLGIRVSCLCPGPVKTSFQESAGIKKSEKAKKYLMDANRVAKEAYLGFIKGKTIIIPGYKNKLLILGNKLIPRVLSRKIILKNNS; encoded by the coding sequence ATGAATATTTTAAATAGATATACATTAATAACTGGTGGCACAGAAGGAATTGGACTAGAACTCGCAAAACTTTTTGCGGCGGACAAACATAATTTAATTATTGTAGCTAGAAATGAAGATAAGCTAGAAGATATTAAAGTTGAATTTGAAAAAGAATATAAAATAACCGTGGAAATAATACCAACTGACTTATGTGTGGATAAATTCTGTGAAAAAATAATAAATGTTGTGGAAGAAAAAAAAATTATTGTGGATAATTTAATAAATAATGCGGGTATTGGAAGCTTTGGATTCTTTGCTGAATCAGAAGAGGGCTTTGAGGCGAAACTAATAAATATAAATATTATTGCATTAACTACTCTTACAAAGTATTTTTTAAAAGGCATGATTAAAAGAGGAAATGGTGGAATTTTAAATGTAGCATCTACAGCAGCTTTTACTTCTGGACCTAAGATGTCTATGTATTATTCTAGTAAAGCATATGTTTTGTCATTAACAGAAGCAATTCATGATGAAGTGAAAAGTTTAGGAATAAGAGTAAGTTGTCTTTGCCCAGGACCGGTCAAAACATCATTTCAAGAAAGCGCTGGAATAAAGAAATCAGAAAAAGCAAAAAAATATTTGATGGATGCCAATAGAGTTGCAAAAGAAGCTTATTTGGGGTTTATAAAAGGAAAGACAATAATTATTCCAGGTTATAAAAATAAATTATTAATTTTAGGAAATAAATTAATACCAAGAGTATTAAGCAGAAAAATAATATTAAAGAACAATAGTTAG